A window of Fusarium musae strain F31 chromosome 1, whole genome shotgun sequence genomic DNA:
ATGTGGTGTGCTGGGTAGGGGCTCGAGTTTTGAGGCTTGAGCCGTGATTGGTCAGTTTCCTCTTTGATACTCCGACTATACCAAACTCCCACAGGATGTGGCCGAAACCGAGCAGACACAGATGCCTAATGAGGATTGTGATGTCAAAGATTGGGAAACCAAGGGAATATCAGTTGACCTAATTGTAATACACAGCCAACCACTCTGCCGTAATCAGAATAAGAAACTCTAACGGCTGACCTGGCTGGCTGAACCCGGAATTGCCTGACAACCCGTCATATGCTCAggcctcatctcatcccaagGGTAGCTTGGAGGATTATTATGGAAATTACTTCGTAGTCACTGTACAGCACGTCAGCTGTCCGTGATTGTCCAGAGCTGACTTTCAAGTTCATATCGAATGCGTCCGTAACCGAGAGCAAGGATTCGTCTTGCATGAATCCTTCAAAAACCTTCTTTCCTTGCTTTGTATGTCCAAAGCTGGATACGCATTTGCACtcatccttgacagcatGTACACTAACTTATCTACAGCCGAGAAAGCTGTCTCTTCCTGCAGGTCATGAACAAGTGATATGAGATGGTGTATGTACCCAGCCAGAACCCGAGCTCGAGCCCGAGCCCAGATCTGAGCCTGGCTTCGTTTAACTTACATCCTGGAAAAATTCCATTCACAAACCTCACTTATCgaatgataaaaagattagaGAACCAGCCTAGCCAGCCCAGGATTAAAATGGTTGATTTTGCAGTGGAGGTTTTCTGATGCAGGTATCCACTGAGGCGCCATAAGCTCGGACCCAGCCTCCAGCTTCCAGGGGATGTAAGGTCGGTAACCCGCACTAAGATCCATACCTGGTGGAGGTACATAATGACTTGCACGAAAATGCAGGAGGTAGGTGCTATCGGATCTTGGTAGCCGTTTACAAATGTCGATTTTGGTGGGGGTGGAGGAAGGAATTTGGAAAGAAAAATCGAAATAAGTCGAGTGGTACACAAATCcatacctactacctacctaagtaggtacctacttagGTAGTCAGATGAAAAACTTCCAAATGAATCTATCCGTAACCACTTCATCTTAACATCGTAACTCGAGATTCCAAGAAGCTGATTGATCGACAATTAAATAAACGGAACGTCACGCCATCGCTATCATCAAGACGTCTATGCCCACCAAACCGTTACTTTAAACGGCAAAGAGCAGGGTCTCTGTCCTCCCTCCATCTCAGCGGCCAGAATCCAGCATCTACTAGCCAAGCATGGACACCACCCAAGCCCAGGGCTATGGCATGATCCCAGCCTTTGCCTACGAGGAACATACGGAGTCCTACAAGACCCAACATCAGGGGACCCCTCTAGCCCGGCGTGTCCCGGTACAGATGTGTTGGATCATGACAAGATGACAGTCCACTTTGTCAGAGACAGCACCGTATGCGCCGGGTGCTCAGCACTCTGGCCTGGGGAGAATCGATCCATGTGCCAACTCCAAGACAATTATCCATGGAAGCCGGAAGCACATATGGATGGCGAGCAAAACCAAGCAACAGCCTTAAAAGACCCGCCGTGCTTCATGCGCCATGGCATGCGGTTCCCCCCTCCCACCTTACAGTCACCAGTGAAAACCCATCTTTTGCTATTCGCGATCCTCACAGAGCATTAGTGCTTCTACTACTTAGCTTGACCAGCCACAGGTTTTCTCTTTACTTACACGCCTACCACAGGACAGGATCTTTGACCGTATACGGACACAGTTGATGTTCCATTCAACTTGCGCCAACGCACGCACATCCTTGGAAACGCCCTGCCGCTCATTGATCCATTCCATTGACTTTCCTTGCTGTCTGAGTCTGACTTACCGAACAAGTATCCAAGACTTCTGGACTCCGCCTGCGCCTGCACTTTAGTCGATCACTCCCAGGTTGCAATCAGTGACCCCCGCCGCCGAGTTCCTTACCGTGGACTTTGCTTTTGCGCCCGACCTCACAGCTTCAATCTTTTCCTTCCTCGACATCTTTCCCTGTTGCGTCTTCTGGTGCCAATCGACAGTATCTGTGGACGATCTCACTGCCTCAAGACGCCAATATACAACAGCACGGTCCCCGATGGACCCTCTGTGCCATTGAGCACCAAGATTCTCGACTTATACGCCCTTTTGAACGGCAGACGAAAAGTAAGGGAAACGATTTTCAACGGCATCGGCCCAACATGCCTCTCAGAAGGTCAAGCAACTCGGCCGACGGCCATTCAGTCACATCTTCACCCTCTTTCTCCCTGTCAAGTACCAAGCGCCGATTCCCTCTCTTAAGCAGGAGAAGGAACCGACACTCAGATGTGTCGCAGTCCTCAATTCCTCCCTTGccgtcaccatcaccaccagcatccCCTTCACCTTCTCAGAAAGTTGCCAAACCTGGACTCCGGGTGCATGTCCAGGTCAAATTCGAATCCCCTCATAGTTCAGAGCATGTTCGCGACTATGAAGCTTCAGCCCAGCTGAAAGCTACCGATCGCATTTGCCAAGCTTTGCTTTCGCGCCTACAGCATTGCTCTTCTGAGCTTATCACACGCCACGATAGTAACGCTCTCGACCCGCTCCGCAAACCACACCGTGACGTTAAGCCATTGCGTTATCGCATCACGTACCGTGTCGAGCGTGATGGCCTTATTATCGTAGAAAAGTCTTTGCGCTCTTTCCAAGAGTATGAGTTGACACATGAAGATGCCCGCGAGGTTGTCGCCGCTACCGACCGGATCATTGGTCTCTTTTTAGTGCGGCACGACCCCGGATTCCAATGGTCCGAGTCCGTTGAGTCTGAAACTACCAGccccgagaccgagacctTCCGGCCGTGCACCGGCCGGCCTCAATCCATGGCATGCATCCCCCGATCTCATTTTGTTAGCGACACACAGAAATTCGAGTTTGTATCTGGCTATTCGATTGAGCTTTTCTTGCGCAGCCGTTGCGCTACGCGCTATCCAGAGAACCGGAATGCTTCTATCAAGATTGACAGCCGACAGCCTTCACCTTTACCCCTCCTGCTCGGCGAGGAATTGACCACCCGTGTCTCAAATCTTATAATTGACCCAGTTGACGCCTGGAAGCGCAAGTTTGACAAGCGTCACAAGTCTTGCGCTGGCCTGGAGGGCAGCGGTGGCTGCACTCATATCGAGGATGGAGCTGTTGATATCATGGTCAAGGTCCGTAATCATATTGGGCCTGACTATACCTACTTCTCCCACCGTATTCAGACAAGCAAGGTTCTTTTCAATGACCACGATGGTCGCGACTTTGACGAGTTCGCCAACCAAGTCAAAGCGAAGCTGGAGAAAGCTCGCGATATGACAGACAAATCTGTGCGGTCCTTGGATGACTTCACTCTTACAATCAGAGAGCTCCGTGGAAAGAACTGGTCCGTTCATGAGCCTCTCATCGTTCGACTTGATCCCACAGTTACATACTGTCGCCAAACCATGGAAGCTGTCATGGAACGTCTTCAGACTGGCATCAGTAATGTCCTTGAACATCATGAGGATGCTCTTGCTACCATGACCGTTCACAAGCGCGGAcatctcatctttgacgGTTTCCTTGACGGTGCTGGTGGCGATGACAGTGTGCATCACGAGAGATTTGCGACACCTGACCTGGAGCGAAAAGCCCTCGAAGCTCACTTAAAGGAACGCATTCGTTCAGATATTACGATGCTTTGTAGAGACACATGCGCCATAGACTGTCCTGATACACTGCCAAACTTGCGGCTAAAGACAAGCGGATCAGCTGCGTCTGCCATTGGAGCAACCCAACTGATGAGGCCTCCTCTTTCTACAGCTGGTTCATCATCTGCTGCGCCAACCACGCCTTCGCTTGCTGCCTCGCTTCCTCGCCAACCATCCGAGAAATCCTTCCATGGATCCATGACCAGCACTCGTTCTGACCTCTCtctcaccaagaagctcgcgAAGGAAAGTCTGAGGGATCCCGGTGAATGCccctcagcaccagcaacccCGTCACCTGACATGCGCCGAGTACCTTCGGGTGTTGAAATGGCCAAAAAGCATGGGTATATGTCTGACTTCATGGCAGACGACGAGAACCAGTCCGAACCCCCGTCTACTCCAAGTCTGGTGGATACTGATAGCCTCAGCCCTCGAGACAGTGTCGTTGCAACCCCCTCGCGGGCCATGCCCCATGATCAGTCCAACGAGGGACTTCGCATCATAGATGATGGACGAAGGATCATCTACCAAGAGCAGTCTGATATGGATGCCATCGCAAGTGGAATGGTGCAATTTCACCGCCCGATCactgacgatgacgagccTATTCAGCTTGTCAAAGAGAAGCCAGCTGAGAGCCCCGGTAAGAAAGCGACTCGTCGATCCCTGGATACCCGTGTGCCGGACCTCTCTGGAAACACAGACCACCTTCCTGAGGCACAGAAGCACGAGCCAGTCATAACTCAACAGTCACAGCCTTATGCCCCTGTGACACCTGAGCTTCAGAAGGCAACGGTGGCTGAAGAGCTCTCAACCGTGAGTGTCGCAGAACAAGTACTCGGGTTAGGTGTTCCCGTACCTGGACAAACAAAGGCCGAGGCCATTACTGAGAAGGGCACTGGCGAGACCCGCCAGGCTTTCCAAGAGGAGCAGTGGGAGACAGTTGAGACCAGAGACAAACCTCGCGAGAATCCAGCAGAAGTCGAGGTCAACTCAAAATCTGAAACGAGCTTTGGGACTACACCTGAAGCCAGTATTCGTGAGGATGCCGAGACCAAGGACATTTCCACCCCTGATGTTGCTGTGACAGTTACCGCTGAAGAGCACCCTTCTAATGAGAGACAAATAGAGGCCCAACTGTCCAATGACTCTGAAGTGCAAATGCCTAAGGCTGAGCCTGTCGTTTCTGAGAAATCCGACGTTTCACTCGCTGATGCCGCGCAGAAGACACTCGAGGCGTCTGTACTCGGAGAATTCCCTAAGCCACCCTCCATTCACGCcgatgctgatgaggctgGTCGTAATGATCCGCAGAAAGAACATGGCCAGGAAACCCCAATTCAGACCTTGGTTTCTGACTTGAGGCAAGCGGAAGAGGATCAAGAAGCGATCATCCCTCGGGCGCCTGAGGGAGCACCTACTTCTAGTGATTCTGGCATCTCTATGGAGGGTGATGCGAAAGACCGCGAGGCTCAGTCGCCAGCTGCAACAGAGCTTGCTGAGAACACATCTCTCCCTTCCAAAGAGACAGGCGATCAGTTTTCCGTCAAGGCTGATGTCGTTGGTAAGGACGAGCAGCATATTCCGCACTCGGATGTGACCGATGAACATTTTCCTGAGATGGTAACTCACTTCCTTGAAACTGTTCCTGAGGACACCCTTCTCGAACCTACTGAAGTGGTAGCTGAAGATGTCGAGATTGTCACGTCCGACTCACCTAAGACGCCAGAGGAGCCCACACCTCCCGAGGAACCCCCCCTTATGCCCACCATTGCCTCTGCCCCTCCGGAGAGTCTGCTGACCCCGGAcaacttcttctcttccttgtcaGAAGAGAATGAGAAGGGACAAGATTACCATCGGAAACCATTCGATACCTCGGAGTTCGCCGACGCCCTGGCTCGACCTCGAGTCAGACCTCGAACTGCCACACTGCCCGAGCGCCGTTACTCGACAGCTTTGACTCTTGAGATCGATCTCAATGCCCATTGCGACCCTGATCAAGAACACTCACCCACCGAGGATGCTCCCAAGAGCGCCAGTGGTACGTGGCGGCGAGACGGCCTACATCGCCGACAGCCGTCAGCTGGCTTTATCGGCTTACCAGACCAGCGCCGGCTTCATTCTGTTGGTCTTCGCAGTGCTGTATTGCCATATCGTTGGCAGCAGATGCGTCGTGAACAGGCGCTCTGGGAAGGACGACCAGGCACTTCTCACAGCGAGGCCTGAAGTTGGAGATCATCTAGCTCTATTCAATTATGACGATGACTTGCGCCATGTTTCTTGTTTCAGTTTCATTTATACTTTCGAAAAAATAAGAATCAAAAAACATAGTGCTAGGGTATGATGGCAGACACGAAGGAtgggaagaaaaggaaaggtaACTAACTGGCCAATAAGTCCATAATAATATGGCTTGGCAATGGCGTTGGTTAAATTCGATGTCATCTGCATGCAAAGCATTTAGACTTGGAGCATGACATAATGCAGAGGATACCATTTCAGAGTGTTTATATAACGACTGCATATTTCGAGaacttgcttcttcttctaatGTGACCAATGTCGATGTGCCCTGGGACCTGAAGATATTGCTCCGCCTTTTCACCAGGGGATAACCCTCTTATCGTCCTTGAATGTACCGGTCTCCCCATCAGGCCCCAGAGTAGCGGCTTTCACAGAGCTAATGGCACCCAGATCGACTGGCTCGGTTCCTGCGAATCCATTCAAGGCGGTCCGGGAGTTGTGCCCTGGGCATACAATATTGATCTTCCACTGCGGGTCATTCTCGTACCTGATGGCGAAGTGGAGCGCCATCATATTGAGAGATGACTTGCTATGCGTATAAACACCGAAATCGAAGCTATGCATTGGATGCGTAGGATCGGCCTTCAGTGTTAAACTGCTCAAGGCGGTAGAAACAAAGACAATACGGCGGGTTTTGGTAGAGCGCTCGAGGAGGGGGATAAAAGAGTCAGTGACGAGGGCGGTTCCGATGCAATTGGTGTTATAGACGGCCATCATAAGTTCTCGCGGAGACACGGCCATACCGTAGCCTGAGATAGCGCTGTTGTTGACAAGGATGTCAAGACGACCAAATTTATCACGGATAGCCTCGACCGCAGCGGCGATGCTATCATCTGATGTGATATCCAGTATGAGAGGTGAGACGTTGAGCCCCTGAGCTTGTAGCAAGGTGCTCGCCTCTTGTACCGCTTGTAAACGGCGGCCAGAGACAATGACGTGGTAGTCATTGTTCTCGCTCGCGAGCTTCTTAGCAATTTCGAAGCCAATACCCTGATTGGCACCAGTGACGAGAGCGATTGTGGTATTGGGGTTGATGGTAGGAAAAGACATGATCGTGTCGTTTTCGGTTATGTGTGGTGATAGTAAGCAATGTCCCGTTGAGTATGGTGACGATCTGAGCAAAGTGTTTTCTCGCAGCACTTCTTGCTCTTTATATCTAGGATAGATTCTGATGAGACACAAAAAATGTGGTTGTTGTCATGGAGACTTTCATCTGTATCTCCGATATTGAGTGTCGTTGAATCCTAAATCCGTGGTTGGACTGGGAGCTCGAGGCCACTCTGAGATTGATTACCCTTTTGGGATTGAGGTTGAGTCAGTGGCATGATGATGCCAAGCAGAGGCTAAGCATTCTGAAGACACTTCTGACTTGCCCGATGCCCCAGTCAAATAACATTGCATGCATCACGCTTATGCGTAAGAAATGAATGCGAATGCGAATGCGATTGCTAACAAGTCGATGCTTGTGGGCCGCAAACCAGGGCGGTAATGAGTGCGCACAAAGCTGGACTGGAGTGTCTTTGATGTACAGAATAAGCATGACGTATCGTAGCCTACCTGGTTCGAGCTTCGCCCTAGCAAGCACATCAGACAAGttcagcatcaccaacatcaaccatATGCTTTGCACTTGACCATCGTAATATGAGCACATCGCCATTCTTGGCAGGGAGAGTGATATCGCCGTCAGTTCCTTTACCATAGACGTCCTTGTCTCTTAGCATGCGGACAAAGACAGCCATATCTAGATCTGGTGAATCGATCATGCTGATGTTGCCTGCAGTGTCGTTGAGGTTCTGTAGCTGCTGCGGAAAAGATGCGAGGAAGGATGAGAGATAGTGATTGTGGAGGAGAGCCTGATGTCTTGTCGCGTAGGCTGCTTCTGTTGGGGACATCCTATCTCTCAGCTCTTGGGTTGAGAGGTAATGGAGAGTGTGTTTATCGATCTTAGGAGAGTCAATTTCGCGTAGGTTAATGAGACCAAGGACACTTACCTTTGCTATACGAGCCCGAAGGAAACTTCGAACAAGGAATTTGTACCTCTCGAGCTCAGTCTGAATAACGATGAGGGCAAAGTTTGTCTTTGGATCCATATCACCCGTCAtatcctcaaccttttcAATCTGGGATTTGATGCGTGCATTGACGCGCTCGAATAGGCCATCTGTCGGCCATCTATATAGACGTTGTGAGTATTAGGAagcaggaagaggagcacATGAGACCTACTC
This region includes:
- a CDS encoding hypothetical protein (EggNog:ENOG41), which produces MPLRRSSNSADGHSVTSSPSFSLSSTKRRFPLLSRRRNRHSDVSQSSIPPLPSPSPPASPSPSQKVAKPGLRVHVQVKFESPHSSEHVRDYEASAQLKATDRICQALLSRLQHCSSELITRHDSNALDPLRKPHRDVKPLRYRITYRVERDGLIIVEKSLRSFQEYELTHEDAREVVAATDRIIGLFLVRHDPGFQWSESVESETTSPETETFRPCTGRPQSMACIPRSHFVSDTQKFEFVSGYSIELFLRSRCATRYPENRNASIKIDSRQPSPLPLLLGEELTTRVSNLIIDPVDAWKRKFDKRHKSCAGLEGSGGCTHIEDGAVDIMVKVRNHIGPDYTYFSHRIQTSKVLFNDHDGRDFDEFANQVKAKLEKARDMTDKSVRSLDDFTLTIRELRGKNWSVHEPLIVRLDPTVTYCRQTMEAVMERLQTGISNVLEHHEDALATMTVHKRGHLIFDGFLDGAGGDDSVHHERFATPDLERKALEAHLKERIRSDITMLCRDTCAIDCPDTLPNLRLKTSGSAASAIGATQLMRPPLSTAGSSSAAPTTPSLAASLPRQPSEKSFHGSMTSTRSDLSLTKKLAKESLRDPGECPSAPATPSPDMRRVPSGVEMAKKHGYMSDFMADDENQSEPPSTPSLVDTDSLSPRDSVVATPSRAMPHDQSNEGLRIIDDGRRIIYQEQSDMDAIASGMVQFHRPITDDDEPIQLVKEKPAESPGKKATRRSLDTRVPDLSGNTDHLPEAQKHEPVITQQSQPYAPVTPELQKATVAEELSTVSVAEQVLGLGVPVPGQTKAEAITEKGTGETRQAFQEEQWETVETRDKPRENPAEVEVNSKSETSFGTTPEASIREDAETKDISTPDVAVTVTAEEHPSNERQIEAQLSNDSEVQMPKAEPVVSEKSDVSLADAAQKTLEASVLGEFPKPPSIHADADEAGRNDPQKEHGQETPIQTLVSDLRQAEEDQEAIIPRAPEGAPTSSDSGISMEGDAKDREAQSPAATELAENTSLPSKETGDQFSVKADVVGKDEQHIPHSDVTDEHFPEMVTHFLETVPEDTLLEPTEVVAEDVEIVTSDSPKTPEEPTPPEEPPLMPTIASAPPESLLTPDNFFSSLSEENEKGQDYHRKPFDTSEFADALARPRVRPRTATLPERRYSTALTLEIDLNAHCDPDQEHSPTEDAPKSASGTWRRDGLHRRQPSAGFIGLPDQRRLHSVGLRSAVLPYRWQQMRREQALWEGRPGTSHSEA
- a CDS encoding hypothetical protein (EggNog:ENOG41) — encoded protein: MSFPTINPNTTIALVTGANQGIGFEIAKKLASENNDYHVIVSGRRLQAVQEASTLLQAQGLNVSPLILDITSDDSIAAAVEAIRDKFGRLDILVNNSAISGYGMAVSPRELMMAVYNTNCIGTALVTDSFIPLLERSTKTRRIVFVSTALSSLTLKADPTHPMHSFDFGVYTHSKSSLNMMALHFAIRYENDPQWKINIVCPGHNSRTALNGFAGTEPVDLGAISSVKAATLGPDGETGTFKDDKRVIPW
- the SLD5 gene encoding GINS complex subunit (BUSCO:EOG09264VZ7); the protein is MDIDDILRQVDPTSHRIPSETRDLQALTRLWVAERSAPELLEWPTDGLFERVNARIKSQIEKVEDMTGDMDPKTNFALIVIQTELERYKFLVRSFLRARIAKIDKHTLHYLSTQELRDRMSPTEAAYATRHQALLHNHYLSSFLASFPQQLQNLNDTAGNISMIDSPDLDMAVFVRMLRDKDVYGKGTDGDITLPAKNGDVLILRWSSAKHMVDVGDAELV